ACCAGTCGTCGTCGATGCCCGCGACTTCTTCTACTCCCGCATCGCCATGGCTATCGGCACCGATGTCCTCGTCCAGATCTTCGACGAGAAAGGCATCTGGCAGTACTGCAACGACAGCGTCGCCGAATACCTCGGCCAACCTCGCGAGTGGTTCATCGGCCGCAGCGTCTTTCAGGAGATGCGTCCCTTCATGCGCGACTGGAGCGACGTCCTCCAGACCGTCTGCCTCACCCGCGAGACCTACATTGACCGCACCCATCGCGGCCTCCTCGCCCAACCCCGACCGCAGGAGCCACAACTCACCTGGAGCGTCCTCGCCTTCCCCATCACGTTACACGACAACCGCTCCGGAGCCGTCCTCACCGCCCGCATCCTCGACAAGCCCCCCACCCGAACCTCCGAACTTCTACCCTTCCTCTAAAAAATCTTCATATTCCACCTCTGAGGCTGGTGTAAAGATCAAGAATTTCATTAGCGATCCGACTAGCGTCCTGGTCGCTTATTTTTCTTGTAGTGGCCTCAATCCTGCCTTCATTCCCTACAGCATGATTCTTGGTCAGATTTCGAATTATCGAACTAAGAGCCTCTTCATATTGCTTGGGCAGTTCGTTATTCGATGGAAGGCTACACAAACCCGTTGCAGCACTTACGAGGCGCTCCTGAAGCGTTCCCCCGCTCGTCGTGAGCGCACGGATAGCCAGCCATAGTTTTTCTCTCACGTTCCTCGAACTCATTAGTTCTCCTTCAAATGACCTGATAACGGACAACTGGCAGATATAAAAACTACCCTCAGGGCAAATTGGCAGATTCCCGCCCTACTTACTCGAACACGGCATGTTTGCTTTTAGCTCATCGAGCATGACCGCTACAGCCGGATCGCGACGAAGCCGGAAATTAGCTTGAAGTCTGTCGTTAAGCATTGTTGACACACTCAAAGGATTAATTAGGC
The Edaphobacter lichenicola genome window above contains:
- a CDS encoding response regulator, which gives rise to MMEPPESLRNGTNEMQSTTTQPVRVLLLDDEPTNLHLRSAILRQHGYECVPASTIEEATDLFNNIDIAVLDYHLGAGQFGTEVAALLRRRRPHVPIIILSATIDRYFGGVEDMHLLKGHSSVEDLLDALSSLEAKRRGAPVVVDARDFFYSRIAMAIGTDVLVQIFDEKGIWQYCNDSVAEYLGQPREWFIGRSVFQEMRPFMRDWSDVLQTVCLTRETYIDRTHRGLLAQPRPQEPQLTWSVLAFPITLHDNRSGAVLTARILDKPPTRTSELLPFL